The following nucleotide sequence is from Amia ocellicauda isolate fAmiCal2 chromosome 2, fAmiCal2.hap1, whole genome shotgun sequence.
TGCAATgcttttcagtttcattttctgaaacaacaaatgcaaatgttcagtcctgaatgctcatatagcatataggctatatatagaTTAAAGGTAGTAAAATCGTTATTGCTGTGGTAACAATTCCAGTCGTTCACTGTGGAATAATATCCATTCTTACGTGTGtgtgacgtgtgtgtgtgttttgttgtaaGTGTCTGGCTTGGGTCGTATTTTATGAACATATACTTGTATATAGCATCTCTATTGTTAGTGGTGTCagttcattaatttaattaaacatcaTGTAGCATCTACTTACtacttagttttatttttaggttGTATTAATTCAGAAAACGCAAATAACGCTCCGAATGTATTTACATTCGTTTGTTGTGAAAATATaggggtgtgtatgtgtgtacacacacaaacacatacatacatatatagatatataaaacatgatatgtatgtatgtatatgtaaattaaattatttattcttaAAACCTTTGTCAGTAGTGGGATGATCAGGTTTAATGTTACATCTTTCTGCATGTGGAGCCTTTGTCAAGTCAAATTAGATGTGCAGGGGATAAATCTTAAGAGATGCTCTTTCCACGTCAACATGATAATTGGCTCTTATATTAGTAATCTCAAGAGTTCGTTTAACTCCTATTGTCTCTATTAGCCTCCCCTGAGCTATTAATGTCACAAGTGATCTATCCAAAAGTGCTAGTCCTTTTGTCTTCGGTTACTCTTAGAAAATCATAACctccacaaattaaaataagaaaaaaaggttGTCTCCCCGAAAACACGGGGCACATATGTTTAAGTTGTACTTCAAGTTCTGTGTTAGGCCTTTTTTTTGACGCCTTACAGTCCATAAGTAACTTAAtctctaattaaaataaacgCGAATTCTTTATATTGATAtacaattcatattttaatagaTCAAGTGGTCAATATGCACTTTGAACGGTTACAAATGTATATTgagtattgtatttataatgtgcttAGGCTGTATATTTAATACAGTCtgatatattttgtgtgtgtgtgtgtgtgtgtgtgtgttttaaaaaataaataaatactgggaTTATTTACTTGTTCACGCGTATCTGCATTTTAGTGGTCATCGGTTATGCGTAGTTTGCTGTGAGGTACCTGTGGTGAAAACCCCCCAACATATTCACCTTGCAGATATATATTGTTAAATGTTATACGGAATTTGGTGTTTATACTTAGCAAACTAAAtaacatcttaataaaaagtcggcattcatttaataattgtatagCTTAAAATATACTTAGCGACGTTTTCACTAAAGGCGCTTTATACACTAATTTGCTAGATTATACATTACTGTAGGATATCTCTAAAGTTTTAGTCATGCACTCAACATATTAGTTGTCATATTTATAGCCTAGGTGTGTTTGAAATGTGTAAAGTCTTTTGCTCAGTGTTGTTtaaaattattactattattaataatactaataatgcatttcgtttaaaataaatgccaaaAGTCCTAACATCCTTGgtggttgtgagtgtgtgtaagcttatatatatatatatatatatatatatatatatatgctgtctGTCCAGCTTGTTTTGGGACCCTGTGACTTAACCACAGTTCACCCCAGGCACACTGACTCCTTTCCCAATGAATCCAGGGTGTTTTCTAAATGAACCCTTCCCTTGATCTTATTGTAGGTCCTGTATCCCTATCGAAGAATAACAGCGGCGCGGTGTCCGCTGTCCCCATTAATAAGGACGGTCTCTTCGGCGGCGTTGTCAACCCCAACGAGGTCTTCTGTTCTGTTCCGGGTCGCCTGTCTCTCCTCAGCTCCACATCCAAGTACAAGGTGACGGTGGCGGAAGTGCAGCGACGCCTCTCACCGCCTGAGTGCCTCAATGCGTCTCTGCTGGGGGGAGTGCTGAGGAGGTGAGGCAGACCAAGTGCAACTAAGTGCATCTGTGCATGCAAATCGAAAGAAACACCAACTATTACAaccgtattattattatgattattatcattgattagtagtagtagtataaagAACTTGGGGAACTATGAAAGAtcttagtggtagtagtagaagcaggtggtggtggtgttaaatacattaaacacaaGTAGCAATGCCTCcttgtatacacacacaagcacacacaaacagatataaatgtgtgtgtgtgtgtatatatacagttagaaTTAAACAGATCTCAAAGATATacataaaaagtaattaaactTATACTACTAAAGTACTAAAATCTTTTTAACAGaagcctactactactactactactactactactactactactagacTACCACCTATTTTTACGTTACATACagttaatttattacattttatctaCCGTTAAAATATAATTCTCGCAGTAAATTCAATCTGGAGAATACCCAGTGTGATTTGTGCTATGGGTATGCCTTTCTCCCAAGCTACATCAGTCGAAATTGTGGCTCACAAGTTACGGTACTCCAGCCTGTACGTTTCTGTGTGTATGTTCAATCTGAAGTGCATATTTAATGTCCTTGCAGGAGCGAGTATATTGATATCACTTTGGAAAGGGGTGATCATTGTAAGGATATCTCCaacataatataattattttatcacAGGGCGAAATCTAAAAATGGAGGAAGGTCCCTAAGAGAAAAATTGGACAAAATCGGATTAAACCTACCGGCAGGTAGACGCAAGGCTGCAAATGTTACACTGCTGACGTCACTAGTGGAAGGTAAGTAACATTGTTAAGCGTTTAGGTCTGACTTCCGTGGTTTCCAGCATTAGATGGACAGCTAGTAAAGCAATAACATCAGGAAACATGGGCCAAATTGAGAAGGATTTAAATTCCGCTTGTATAGAGGCTTTTAAGATAAACAAGGGcaggtgatgatgatgatgatgataatgaggATGATGACGAAGGGAGGGaaaataattttagaaatattaATTTACCTTGAGTTCTGATCTgtcgctatatatatatatatatatatatatatatatatatatatataatttttacagTTTGCCACAGCAGTTGTTTCTTTTTAGTATCCCGTATGGTGCTTCACAGATCATTTTTTAAGAAATGATTTCTGCAGTGTTACTATAAAGTTAAACGCTGGTTGGAAATGAAGGTCTTGGTATGAGGTTTGCAtctttgtatgtgtgtggtttGTATATTATCGGTCTATGTGTGCTCTCAAGGTAGCCTTCTGTGGCTTTATTCGGCATTTGTATAACACTGTTAACATAGTCAATGAATTAGACGTTGATCGGGATATTGTAGTATTCTATTGTGcgtaaattatttaaagattgCAAGAAAACTTTTGGTGGGGAAAACCCCACaaaacgaacaaacaaacaagaacaaaatacaaaataaacattaatgtaTTGTAGAATAAATCCATTATGGTTGCAAATTGAACATTGCTATCCCGTGCAGTGGCATTTGGTGAGCTGTGGGTTTTTAAAGGTGAAAGCTTGAGATGGTTCACTGGTTCTTGTTAATCATTACAGCTTAAGACTGGAATGTAATATTCATTTGGCTTTATTGTAATGCGGTACTATATGTTAATGAGTGTGGAAGAAATGTATGATGCCGCTGCAAGAAAGGGAGGGGGGTTAGGATGAAAAGGCAGGCAGTATTTTAGTGAAGGGACAGTGAGTTTCTGgagtgctgttattgtttatGATCCGCTCCATTTTATGGAAACGAGTTTACTGGGCTTGAGCTTTGATGCCCTAATTGGCGCATGCGTTCTTCCGGAGTGGCAGCTTATGGCAGGAAACCCTGCAGTAAAACCCAACTGGTTCAGGAAATTAAAACCAAAGACTTgacaaaatcaacaaaacatgCAGACCTCAATGGAATGACCCTAAAACTTTCATAGTGAAAGTATGCTAGAGTGAGGTTTATATGTAGCCTCTTTAAATAACTTCCCTATATACTTCAGTATGGAAAACTCAcaacaaatatatttacagCAGAGCACCCTGCGTATTTTAGGAAAGTTCCTCAGTTCCCATTGGACCAAGTTTTAGATATGCTTTCCTTAAATAGTTAAAACCTTATTCAAATAAATCACTTTTTGTTACATGCATAATTTGTATTCCGTTTCCCTTTTGCAATGAATAGTATAGGTATGACTTCTGCTTCCAAAATTGATCTATCAAAGTTCAGGGCTTTTCTTATAGGCCTAATACTTGTGCGTTAATTAGATGGATAATGTGTTAAGTGGAAGTGTTAATTGCTCGATATTTGATGTCAGTAATTTAGAGTAATATATTAAATACTCAACCCCTTTTTCTCTTCTTAGGCGAAGCAGTGCATCTTGCCAGGGATTTTGGTTATGTATGCGAGACAGAGTTCCCAGCCAAGGCAGTAGCTGAATATGTAAACCGTCAGCATTCCGACCCAAACGAACAGgtccaaagaaaaaacatgttatTGGCAACGAAGTAAGTTACTCCACTGTTactacattttaaagtttaaaagaGTACACTGAAGTAGTTGCCCACAACCCCTTGGTAGggcttcatgtttttttttttttttttaatgattcttATTTTTGTGAACATCAAGGTGTTCGATTGAtacttttttctgttatttatgtttatagTTCTCAAATCATTCATGTGCATCAAATACGAATTATGCAACATTTTTCTTATATAGGCAGTATACAGTATACTTGTAAGTAAAGAGCTTTCCTTTTTTGTTATTGCGTTGGCTTATTGCGTGAATGGATATAAAGAAGATCCTATCAACTGTATTGATGTATATATAGCATATACGTAAGTGACgtcatatatattatatcttttatgtttatttaatttataatcgACTGTCACCTGACAAAATTGCCAGTGTCGAATAATCTAAATACGTGGAAATGGctattatatttctatagaaaaAACACTACGAAAATGCAATCTTATATTTAGCTGTTCTTTGCCATATTTTACCTGAGTCTGCACAAGTTTTGCATCAAGCTAAATCGCCTAATTTaaaacgagaaaaaaaaaatgtcaacaaAATCATATTTGTCAATTAGCCTAAGTTTAACACGAGCTGTTTCATTTTAGAGTAACTGACATCCTTCGAGCAGCAACTCGGTGTAAACAGCAATGCTTATCCAATGTATAGAGGTAAAACAATGACACCGACACCTTACACATGTGTTGTCTTTCTTTTAGACAAATCTGCAAAGAATTCACAGACCTGCTTTCCCAGGACCGATCACCCTTGGGGAATTCTCGACCACAACCAATTCTTGAGCCAGGGATTCAAAGTTGTTTGACCCACTTCAGTCTTATTTCCCATGGATTCGGGACCCCCGCCATGTGCGCCGCACTGACCGCTTTACAGAACTATCTGACTGAGGCCATTAAAGCTATGGACAAAATGTACCTCAACAACAACCCCAACAGCCACACAGACAACGGCACCAAAAGTGGAGATAAAGACGAGAAACACAGAAAGTGATCTctttttaagaaatataaatattataaatatatataaatatgatccAGAATGACAACTTGCCACTTCCTGATCTCGCGATTTTACAAGTTTGTTTTTACCACCTCTCGACTCTGGATTCATGGGGAGCAGagcatttctttttcttttttttctttttttttttttaagaatgaaagAATTAAATGAAACGAGAAAAGGAGCCGtttgataaaacaaaaaaagtctcaGCAACTTTGTGGACTTTTTATGTACTTCCACCTTTTTTTATGAGCTGCATCGGACTGAATCACAGCAACCCTTATATATCTCAAATTACGATTGTAGCCATATGAAAAAGAAGGTAAAGAGGATGAATTTTTATCAGTATTGTGAATAATAaacttgaaaaaaaaatcacagagtTCCATGTCATGACTTCAGTTGTAGTCTTTCACATCTAAGGTAAAGCGACCAACTTGAACTTTGAATTCAACACGATTCACGGTTATATAAGGGAATCAGTGttcatgtatgtgtatatttatttatgtgtaatTTAATGGGAATTGTAAATATGGTGCGTCtgtttaaaccttttttttattatttatctggtGATCTCGTCTGCCTCCTGTTTAGTGGGTTTTAATATTCGGTTAGTTCATCATGTGGTTTTATGGTACTTCGAAAAAAAAGGTTTGGGGGGTTCTTTCTCTGGGATATTTGACATTAGCCCTCTTGTAGCATGTTGAGGCGACATCTAAGCAACTGAACAAATTAAATAGACATAAACCTCCgttttctctctatatatatcatatatcattCTTATTACATTCAGAATATTGAAAACAGCAAAAGCGGGACCCTGACAAGAAACTGAATTGTTCTGTGTTAttttccctgtttttttttatacaaaccTTTGTGTTGTGCCAAACAGAATACGTTGCACCTCCTGTTCTTCCCTTGAAGCACCATAAGAGCAATAAATTGATATTGTCttttgaaaactttttttttcttgtttaaagAAGTTCAAAACATTTGGGACCACCTGATATCTTGTATGTCCAATGTCCAAATTGGAGGCGGTTTTAGCTGTATTGTATAGAGCTGTACTGGCAATAGTTCCCATGCCTGTCAATGTATCATAGTCCTTTGTTGcccagataaataaatatttgatacgCTTTATGTCGATTTCTTTTTTCATTGGTTGGTACACCCGGGCGTATTTTCGTTCTTGGCAGTATTTTTTATTCAGTATGGTTACAGTAATTGAGTTTAACTCTCCCTTGACAATTGCTCCTTGCAATAAGCAGCTGAACCCATTGTTTCCCTCAAGTATAATAAAAACTTACTTTCAACTTGGAGTTCAGAGAAGGGGATGGTTCAGATATTCCACCGAGCATTTGCGAAGTCAAATGACGCTAGAAAACAgtgcatattttaatttatttaggcTATTTTGAAGTGTTCCTGTGTAGTGTCATGCCCTGAAGCAAAGCAGCGCTACATATACCTTTCAACCCAAGATTATGATTAGtaaaaaaacatcttcaaaCGATGCGTTACACTGCTCCATTGCTTGTTTAAGATTCTGCTAATATGTGAGGTCATTAATAGAAGTGTTTTAGTTAATGTGCGAATaataactaatatatatatatatagttaagtAGAATAATCGTTAAATGTTAAACGTTAAAAGTATCGTTTCATTTATGTTACGTTTTAAACCAATGGGTGGTAAAATGCACATGCTTTTTGATTATGTTTATACTAATGTATTGCAGTTTCATCTTTTGGAAAAggtcaaacaagcaaacaatcaaaaa
It contains:
- the tfap2a gene encoding transcription factor AP-2-alpha isoform X4; translation: MLVHSFSAMDRHDGTSNGTARLPQLGSVGQSPYTSAPPLSHTPNSDFQPPYFPPPYQPIYPQSQDPYSHVNDPYSLNPLHAQPQPQHPGWPGQRQSQESSLLHQHRGLPHQLCREYRREVLLPGGHGLDSGLTDSIPIHGIPHSLEDVQHVEDQGINIPDQTVIKKGPVSLSKNNSGAVSAVPINKDGLFGGVVNPNEVFCSVPGRLSLLSSTSKYKVTVAEVQRRLSPPECLNASLLGGVLRRAKSKNGGRSLREKLDKIGLNLPAGRRKAANVTLLTSLVEGEAVHLARDFGYVCETEFPAKAVAEYVNRQHSDPNEQVQRKNMLLATKQICKEFTDLLSQDRSPLGNSRPQPILEPGIQSCLTHFSLISHGFGTPAMCAALTALQNYLTEAIKAMDKMYLNNNPNSHTDNGTKSGDKDEKHRK
- the tfap2a gene encoding transcription factor AP-2-alpha isoform X3; protein product: MSIMGKMGDWQDRHDGTSNGTARLPQLGSVGQSPYTSAPPLSHTPNSDFQPPYFPPPYQPIYPQSQDPYSHVNDPYSLNPLHAQPQPQHPGWPGQRQSQESSLLHQHRGLPHQLCREYRREVLLPGGHGLDSGLTDSIPIHGIPHSLEDVQHVEDQGINIPDQTVIKKGPVSLSKNNSGAVSAVPINKDGLFGGVVNPNEVFCSVPGRLSLLSSTSKYKVTVAEVQRRLSPPECLNASLLGGVLRRAKSKNGGRSLREKLDKIGLNLPAGRRKAANVTLLTSLVEGEAVHLARDFGYVCETEFPAKAVAEYVNRQHSDPNEQVQRKNMLLATKQICKEFTDLLSQDRSPLGNSRPQPILEPGIQSCLTHFSLISHGFGTPAMCAALTALQNYLTEAIKAMDKMYLNNNPNSHTDNGTKSGDKDEKHRK
- the tfap2a gene encoding transcription factor AP-2-alpha isoform X1, whose product is MDQSARETRRTTDRRPSEAELKSKGTESTDSPSPGSKNVPVEMPLAFTGLSQESEDRHDGTSNGTARLPQLGSVGQSPYTSAPPLSHTPNSDFQPPYFPPPYQPIYPQSQDPYSHVNDPYSLNPLHAQPQPQHPGWPGQRQSQESSLLHQHRGLPHQLCREYRREVLLPGGHGLDSGLTDSIPIHGIPHSLEDVQHVEDQGINIPDQTVIKKGPVSLSKNNSGAVSAVPINKDGLFGGVVNPNEVFCSVPGRLSLLSSTSKYKVTVAEVQRRLSPPECLNASLLGGVLRRAKSKNGGRSLREKLDKIGLNLPAGRRKAANVTLLTSLVEGEAVHLARDFGYVCETEFPAKAVAEYVNRQHSDPNEQVQRKNMLLATKQICKEFTDLLSQDRSPLGNSRPQPILEPGIQSCLTHFSLISHGFGTPAMCAALTALQNYLTEAIKAMDKMYLNNNPNSHTDNGTKSGDKDEKHRK
- the tfap2a gene encoding transcription factor AP-2-alpha isoform X2 yields the protein MKMLWKLTDNIKYEDCEDRHDGTSNGTARLPQLGSVGQSPYTSAPPLSHTPNSDFQPPYFPPPYQPIYPQSQDPYSHVNDPYSLNPLHAQPQPQHPGWPGQRQSQESSLLHQHRGLPHQLCREYRREVLLPGGHGLDSGLTDSIPIHGIPHSLEDVQHVEDQGINIPDQTVIKKGPVSLSKNNSGAVSAVPINKDGLFGGVVNPNEVFCSVPGRLSLLSSTSKYKVTVAEVQRRLSPPECLNASLLGGVLRRAKSKNGGRSLREKLDKIGLNLPAGRRKAANVTLLTSLVEGEAVHLARDFGYVCETEFPAKAVAEYVNRQHSDPNEQVQRKNMLLATKQICKEFTDLLSQDRSPLGNSRPQPILEPGIQSCLTHFSLISHGFGTPAMCAALTALQNYLTEAIKAMDKMYLNNNPNSHTDNGTKSGDKDEKHRK